Genomic window (Daucus carota subsp. sativus chromosome 5, DH1 v3.0, whole genome shotgun sequence):
tttatctcttgcaattcagaagtgtggagaagaatttggtggTGTATGATTAtcaactaattaaaataataaataaataaactatataataaatatgagagaaaacaacccaagaattagagttcttcaatggctatcatgaatgtctaatttgtgtctcttgtttgctaaaaacaatccttctaatatttataaaatccttctaatatttataatatcctctcccaaggtagattataatgcctacaattatTCATTAAAAGCCACTCCCATAGTTAATCAAAGAACActtgtaaactattaagaaccaaggattttatgtctcacaattctcatatcaatctcccgatctaatactcaaattgtgtccatataatgtactagaattataactcctctcccgattcgttataagtcctagagattcaattacaagttagctactcctgtaattgtataaagagctcaatgacagattagcaaatcaagagaaaacacaatccaactaaGCAAACATAATAAGCCAAAGAATTCTACCCAACTCTTGGATCAAGGGTTTAGCTACTCATgataagatgaaacaaatatatatatatatatatatatatatatatatatatagaagaaagttctatggagactggattatttggagactgtagagacctaatcctggccatccaatcattaaacatccaacggctgcatatattttgtcctgcacgtttgttttctctccctatcctgtcctgcatttctaaatcaatgaacaacaagcagtacttctaaatgttgcataacataaaataataattccataatattggtgttcaatcaccgaaatcctaacaaataaaaataataattgcatacaaaacaaagatgtagttggacactgctatgattggcactgaactcattaTCATTatcctgcaacgaattgaatttgttgcaagacaaaataacacttagatatatcacaaatatgcgcgacaaattattaatattacattactagaaatgcaggacaagaatagtgtaaattacaaacatagttttgaattaaaactaaaaataagaaatgcaggacaagaatattaataatacattactagaaatgcaggacaagaatagtgtaaattattaatattacaaaactagaaatgcaggacaagaaatgcaggacaaagaatatttaatcatgtccattaattgtcatataatttaacggtagatcttgtagtctctaatgactccaaaatttttggtcttcattgagcccaactctatatatatatatatatatatatatatatatatatatatacataccacAAATCATGAGTGTAAGAATTCAAGTACGAAGAGTACAACTTCACGAAAGTGCTCGaagtccggatgaatcccttcactccttcttccaatctctctcacaagtgtttctctcccttttctctctaAAAAGGTTATCTCTATATTATTCTATGGGTCCTGTTCCCTTGCAAACAGTTGCCGGGGAGCAATTATCCAACAATCAGTCTCCCAGCCGTCGGCTGAGACAAAAGAAAAGTTTTTTTAGTATCCGCGCTTTTTTACCGCGGATCGAGAGGCTTCCGCGATATTTTAAGCGGACACATCGGCCTATCCGCATAACACATATTATGAAGAGAGATCATGGTCGATTGTAGAAGATGTAAGGTTGAGATTGGGGAAATCAGTAGGCAATCGATTCCGATCAAATACACAGGTAAAATCGATAAATCAATATGTGATAATTCTTCTTGTTTATACATCAGCCATGTATGTTCTGTGCGTGTTTTGAGCGATGGTGGTGATAGGTCGGAGTTGATGGCAGTTGGGGTTAGATCACGGCGTCGTGATGGGGATAAGAGTCGGCAATTTGGGAGTTTCACGCAGAAACTAGGGTTGTGTGTAACTGATTATGTGAAGATGCTTCAAACAGGGGAGGTTTGGTTGATCCGCGTATAATAACCGCGGTCGGTCCGCGTAAAAGTAAAGCGGACACCAGCCCATCCGCGGTAAAAAAGCGCGGATACTAAAAAACTTTTcttttgtcccagccgttggatcgttgatccaacggctgggagaCTGATTGTTGGATAATTGCTCCCCGGCAACTGTTTGCAAGGGAACAGGACCCttattctatatgatacaaGTTAGTTGTGTCTAATCTCTatcaaaaccctaatatatataagagttttcttaatttacaagaaaataaaataatatcccaAAGCGAGTTGGATTCTAatgctgaaattcgtaggctgctgttcaggcctgattctgggctgatccatTTCAATATTGAAATCTGGACCACCTTAAACTTGTATAAAATtccaatatcttcgcgtgggctgttgaatcgcccaattctgacgtccagaactcaagttacggcccaaacaagatttgattCGCAGGCTatccataaagtccgaatttccatatgattaagcccaaataagcttgatttaatccaactttaggaatatttattttcctgccacTAAAcccttaaaatcaattagtaataacccgattatttacaaaccACTAATATtataggaataaaatcatatataaatatatgctctatcactctggattatttgtaatatttttattttatcatattcaTTAATGAGATATTCATGTTTGTGTTAGATaagatgaataatatttttcctaTCAGTTTgagtttatatatattcacGCAGTTGATAAAAGAATTGTACAATACCTTCAACTCgatataaaaaaaactcaaatgaAAGCCTTTTGATCCCGAAGCGTTGAAAGTCAATGTCGATACCTCCTTCCGTTCAGCTGAGGCGAGTTTCTCAGTGGGAATGGTGCTTACGAACCGTAATGGGAATTTCTTGGCAAGCAGGGTTGTAGGTCTAAAAGCTGTGACAACAGCGTTAGAAGTTGAAGTAATTGGAATTAGAGAGGCTTTCTCGTGGATCATGTCGAAGCAATTACAAAATCGGGAGATGTAGGTCGAAACTGACTTTATGCTAGTCTTGCGTGGCATCAGGAGTAGTGTAGAATTTTTTGGAGGTGGGAGAAGTGATTATGCAATATAAAATGCTCCTTGAGGAGTGATGAACACTTCTATTCACCATGTTAGGAATCAAGCTAATAGGTATCTCACGACATTTGCTAGTTTACCTTGTTTAATCAATTGCCATATTAAACTATCATCTCTCCCGGTTTGTTTGGTAAAGACCATTTTGAGGGACTCCTCTGTTTAATGAAAGTTCATCtttatttccaaaaaaaaaaataaaaaaagggttttatatcaaactgcccacccatttcgtcaaaaaatctcacTTGACCCGCTCAAAAAATTTCGGACTCATctaagccactataaacaaaatatatatcatcactattcatagctctttatttaaacatttataaaaaatcaatcgtttgtttttttactacaaaaccacttcgagtactttgaTAATAGTCCCTAGTATTTATCcaaattatttgagaatttctaaagcaacatagctaggatgatcatataactatatctataactatatatattttttaactacatGGCTATGTTGTTTTAgaaatttccaaattattttaataaatatcagggactattatgaaagtactcgaattggttttgtagtaaaaaaataaacggttaattttttataaataattaagtaaaaaagtatgaataatgaagtgggtaaaatgatatatatttggtttatagtggcttaaatgaatccgaaattttttgggtgggtcaagtgagaatttttgacgaaatgggtgttcagtttgatataaaacccaataaaaaaaacaaattttttctCTCTTCTCATTCCCTCCGAACAGGATTATAAACGATGATCGTCTATTATATGAGCATGTGCATAAAAATATCTATTGAGAAGTTAGAAGATAGATGTGAATTATGatattgatttaaatatttcagTAAATGCAGAAGAGAATATTTCAGCACAAGATATGTAATTCATCTTCCTGGGCTTGTTATATTCTCAGAGTCAAGTTTTATGGAGCATACAGAAATATTGAAGTATTGGAatataaaattggataaaatataatctaatcatctaaatttatttattttattctacaatatttgtaaacatctgacAACCTGACAACCTGACAACCTACATataatgttcaacaaaataaacATTATAATCAAAAGGTTGAACaagcccgcaagggttggttcagctggttaaaagaGGGGactgtatcctcttggtcataGGTTCGACTCCTGAAAGAAGGAGAATTTGCGATTATGCCTCCGCTTAACGGCttaagtgcggtttaccttggttcacgtagtttgtaGGGTATTACGTGAGCTCGCCGAAGAGTAGGCGGGTTcctatgttaaaaaaaaaagttgaacaattacttttataaatcaaaggAAACTATGTGTCCCAATATAACTCATAAACTGGACAATaatcttaatgcttgttaaaattgaaaatattaatgattatttgatgataattaagtttaaaactacttatatatgataaattatatgtaaatttggataatcaaagatattatttatgattaaattaaaaatttatgattgttatcccaatactccaatgttttcgTGTACTTAATAGAACTTAACtctgtttatgtattatatttacatttgtattgtGTGTAAATATTGtttctttgtttaaatttttttataatttggatTTATTATTCATGTATTTCTTTTTATGTATGTGTGTTTTCTGTAATCTTGTTTATTACTTTTGAAATTCTTTGTTTATTCTTTAATAgactttattaaattttatatctaactttctgtatgtatatgtgtccAATTATTTTAATCTATAGTCTTCGCTTGTTTTACCAAGtctttcaattttcaatttttactttttaaatattttgtgatatttattataatatatcttattataaatataatctttatGCCTGCTACGTTAGATTGTGATTAATATAGGATAAACTGGATGATAAAAAAGAATTGGAAAAAACCAGTAGAGGGAAGATAAGATAACAGGCTGCGATGTTTCTGATAATCTgtcaataaaagtgattttgattttgaaagtTTTTGCAGAGAATAACGTGGAAATAGAGATGTGAGCAATGAGGTTATGAGGCGTGCAAAAATAACCGAGAAACAGGTCGAAGCCGGTTATTTTTAATGGGTAAAAAATATAGGTAAAAACAGGGTTTTTTGGTAGCAtgcattaaaaataatatagatttGAAATCTCAAAATTTTTTTACCTTTTAATATCCGAATAGAATATTCTCAAAtttcataaatcataaaaatcCTTTAAATAGTTAGCAAAAAAGAAATCCTTTAAAATCCTCTTTAATACATCAGGAATGGAATCCTGAATTATTCAGGATGGAAAGAGAGTGAAGCAAAGCTGAGGGGTCTACTAAAGTACTGCTAAATACAAGAGGCACCGAAAGAGATAGAAAATAAATACCAGtgggcttggcttggctttgctgggttctagagagagaaagacaGAGAGAGATAAATTTATTTGTCGCGCTTTGTTTGATCTCTCTCCTCCCTCTTAAAAcctcgtctctctctctctctctctctcaaacctaGGGTTTGCTTCTCCATCAATCTCTCAAAATGGTTGGTCTATCTATACATACGAATATATACGCACATAATTAATCCGAATTCGTTTAATTTGATGTTCTGCTCTTTTAATTGACTATACTTGACGTTGATCTACGGCTTCTATTATGTTGATTATGATACGATTTTTATTGTGATTCTGATATTAAGCAGTTGTGTGGATGTCTGTGTATTTTGTTAATTGTGGTGTACATATGTGTGTGCTCGCTCGTGTGTGTGTTCATACGATGTTTCGATTTGTTGGCAGAATAAGCTAGGGAGAGGCCACCGTGAAAAGGTTCAGCAGTTCATGACAATCACCGGAGCAAGGTAATCAGTTCAGACGCCTTTTTTTTTCCTCCCTCTTTCTGCTTTGATTAAGTAATTCAGTTGCCGTTTCATATTATACTAGCATCACATAGAGGCCTATAAtcaatataagtcgatatagaTGAAATTTAAGAtatgtaaattaaatatatatgttgaatAGGAGTGAAAAACTTAtaaagtattataatatagttaaagcatacattaacattaatacacatataattttataagcaattacaaaataaaattgtaataagattcAAAGTTAATCTAAATATGAATGAGCATATATAGAAATTCTAAACAAAAAGTTAACATAAATAATGTTgtaattagtttaaataatatcataaatacAAATTGAGATATATAGAAATTTAGATTATCTAagtctatattttttattcccTTTGTCCCATCCAATTGTTTGTGTTTGGAATGGAGGGCTAGGCACGCATTTTAAGTCTCATATAATGTATAATTTCATCACTTacattttatttatcaaaataaaagtgtaatgtttaaatttttatatggaaaacgaaaatttaaaaataagtcatggaactatactttatattagccttaaaatgcgtgccgagccctcCATCTTGAACTTAAACAATTGGATGGGACGGAGTAGTATCATTTTTATCCGGGATGAAAGGATAACTCATCTATATTTTACGTCTTATCTTAAGAAGTCTATATTTTGATTATCGGATGATTTATATTGTTATTATCTTTCCGGACCAATGACATTCTATGAACTACCAAACTTTTGATGTGTCAGTTGCAGATAAATAACGgtagtgtgtatatataaatatatttatataaggtcttactctaatacaaactactaaaattaaaactaaatacaaaccaacgCAATTAAGAAATGAGAAGAGTTGTCGCAATGGACTCCGAGGTGGCTTAGATAGGATATGTGCAGTGCTTGTTAGGGTCGGTTGGGGCCAAGTTTGTGCTCATGGGCTGTCTGAAGATTGTCCAAGGCCTGACCAGATCCTTGGCGAGACTATAGTGAGCccggggtggattgagtgggggcgGGGATGGCTCTAGGTTAGTGATGTCATATGGGAGCGAGTGATGTCATAAAGGAGGCGGATGATGTCATATAGGCGTGGTTTttcttggtttgtattttagtttctattttattggtttctatttgagcaactgctacacacacacacacacacatatagtgCAAGGAATAGGAAGCAGTGACATAAAGCAagtattagaaaaaaaaacaatagaCGACAGACTTTAGTGGATTAACATGTTAAAATGCACAACTTGGGGTAATTTAATTGCAAATGAAGGTTTTTAGAAGAATAGCATAACTTCTCATGTCAATATACCTCGGAAATAATAATCAAGAACAACTTAGAGATAGGAGAATGACCAGATTTTTGatcttaataattaaataattagaaagTGACTCCTAATCTATATAAGCTTCTCAATACCTTTCTACTGCCACAAGTAAATATGAGCAtacctatttttttttattatacgaCCATTCTAAATAATCTATGTATTTAATATGTATTAActtcataatatattacaatcaaatatattttttaaatattttcgtaatatatattgtaatatttgaATTCCTTGCTTTGCATCAAGTAGCAGTAACTGTGGGACTGTGAAACATATAACATCATCTTAAAGACAAATAAAGTACGACTGAAAGCTTGCCTGATTCTTGTCTGCATAGAATGTAAATATTAAATTGTCTGAATCATGTAGGTCATGCTTGTCGCGCATCCCTTCGATCCTCCTTTGTTTATGTCATGATTCTTATTCATAAACAATTGTttaaactttttaatttttgagcATGCCTTATTTCAGGGGAAATTCAGTCAAAATGGGggagtttattttatttaatgtttttaatctagttaatatcAGAACTAGTGAAATAGGCCGGCTCTTAATAAATTGAAAAGATTTTGACCGTCAAATTTGAACCCCCTTGTGTCTTTCCAGTTTCGAACTACTTCCTCTCAAGTGTGTGCATGATTTTAGCATTAGAATTATAATCTTGTTTGTCTAAACTCACTCCTTCGCAACCAATATAAAGTGCGATGTAAACATGCCAGTTTGAagcttaaaattaaaacattttgGATGTACTAGTTCCTTTTGCACTTGGTGATTGTGGTCATGTCAAGCAGAGGAGACAGCGTGCAAGTTGATACGTGATTAGACGAATTTTCTGTTTTGAAAAACGAAAATTGAGTAGCACTTGTGTGCTTATATTGGCTGCTGTTTACCTCTCCTTATATTTTGAATGCCTCTCACTACAAATGTAAGAGTTgtcagaatatataaaattgaaaagaagAAACTAGGCTGAGCCCAATCTGTTGTCTAGTCCTGTGATCTGCAACTCCTCAGATGTTTAGCTAATTTTAAAGCCCCAGCATTTTCCAACTTAAGGCATAAAACAGAACACTTTTTTTGAATTAGTATATAGCAATAACCATGCTATCTTCCTAACCCATTTTCTTATGTGTAATCAGTACTAAAATATACGTAGTGCTGTttggatatataatttttggaatCAACCTGATAGGATAGTAATTTCTACATAGGAGAGATACAATGTGTGTGCAGGATGTAGTTTGACTGTAGTTTAGAAGAAGCAATGCATTCCGTAATTTAATTGCTTGAGACTAAAGAGTATGCTTAATAGTTAAATTGTcatgttataaattttatcGAAAAGGTCTTTTGAACATGAGTATTATATAATGAACTGAtgatatgtaatttttttctgCTTTGCTAGTTATTGCAATGGAATAGCTTTTGCTTTCGTTCCCCCTCTTTGTTTGAATTAATGAACTTTAGTTATTCTTTCGTTTAATTTTTGATGCAGTGAGAAAGTTTCAATTCAGTCTTTGAAAGCAAGTGATTGGCATATGGAAGGAGCATTTGATGTATTTTACAGCCAGCCCCAGCCTAAATCATATACTGATATGAGACATTTGGAGGAACTTTACAACAAATACAAGGGCAAGCTTTTAATTTCATCTGTATATTGTTATTTGATATTTAagtttcctatatatatatatatatatatatatatatatatatatatatatataaaatacattatagcTTAGTAAGTTGTTATTGATGAAATACCTGCACATAAATCAATTTCTTAAGAAAAATCTTGACGTATTGACAGATCCATATGCTGACATGATTATGGCCGATGGAATAAGTCTCCTGTGCAGTGACTTGCAGGTAAGTCCACCAAAGATCAATTACTTTAATCATATGTCACTTAATCAGTTAATCCCATGCAACCTTATTAAGTGCATAGTATACATGTTGGTACTTGGTAGTATATATAAAGAAACTCAAAATTATTTTGATGTAACTGTGTTATGGGTTCTCTATGTGCATCTCAAAATCTCAATATTAATGACATGTGAATTCTGCTTTCTTGCAGGTGGACCCTCAAGACATTGTGATGGTATGCCTGCCCTGTCTCTgcatttgttttgttaattgcACACAATGTTTGCAACAGATGAATTGATATTAAGGAAGTCACCTATTACCTATGCTTAAAACATTACTATTATTAATAAGAAGCTATATAATGTTCATATATTCTAAAGCTGTCCCTGTATTCTAGATCggaattatatgttataattggTCCCAATATGTATTTGTCAAGGAAATAATGACTTGTTTTGATATAGGACCAACTTTTAAATGTGTTGTGAATCTTTTGTACAAGCAGACCAAACGAAACAAACTTACCAGTTGCCAGATATGTTCCAATTGAGTAGGTTTGGGAAGGTCTGAAGGTGAGATGTACGTAGAACCTACTCCTATGTAGGAGTAGAGATTGTCTCTTCGTGAAGAAGACCCCCCTCTCTTTAAGAAACTTTAGGAAAAGTTCTGAAAGTTTTTGGATTGTAAATATTCTTGAGGAAATGTTAAGAAAGACATCAAGACAAAAGTCAATATTGTGATAAAAAGGTTCTTTGGAAATGATGAATACAGGGAAAAAAGACTGTATATAAAAGTAGAGATATCCGAAGTACTAGCTATTGTGCACGCAATTAGTGTACACAAACACTACTTTCCCAACTGATATCCACCATGAGGCCCCCACCCTGTCTGCGGTGGCTCTCAATCCTAAAGTGTGCTATTGCCCTGATATGTCGCATTTGAGACTTGAGAGTTCTTATCATATGTCTTGCCCTCGTGCATTCCATCCCAGGTCCTCTGTGATCACTTTCTCTCTTCACCATTTGACCTCCTGCAAATGATTTTAATCATACATCTCTATATTATGAGAACTATATAGCTGGATTTAAATATTTGCTTCATGATGGGATgttatgcatatatatttttagaatgaTGATGTTGTACAATAGCCCTTTCTTTGATAAAGTTGGTGCCAAGAGTCAGGCCTTTATGGTTACATAGGTGAACATTGCCATCTACATCTAGTATCAAAGGACTAAATTACTTGTGTTGGTGGTTAATCTGAGCAGCGACCACTCTGGTTTCTGCTCTATGATTTATAGGACTAAGGACATGCTTAAGCTCacatacatataataattttttaaatactgTACAAGGTTAGGGCTGATGCAAACAAATAACTGTTTGATGTTCATGtgctatataattatttttgcacGGGTCACTAGTCATATTGTTTATTGTTGGAACTAGTAAGATATTTTTCTAGTAATTACCTTCATCATTTATGGTTCTCTGACTTAATTTACAAGAGTATTGCTGCATATACTACAGTTGCTATACAGATTCCCCCCGCCCCCCAATAATAAgtatgagatttttttttcattaatgtTCTGGATTTTGTGCATCCTGTTAGTCATTCAGCCTAATTTTTGCTGGTAAATAATTGATATAAATCTTATGTACCTCATGGATGGTGTATCTTCTCTTTAGTCCTATGTGACCTCAAAGTATCAGCTTTTACTTTATAATAAACTTAAACTTGTTATAATCTTCTCCGGCTAAATTGGTTTGTGCATTATTGTAGTTGGTTGTTTCATGGCACATGAAGGCTGCTACTATGTGTGAATTCTCCAAGCAGGAGTTTGTTGGCGGATTGCAATCTCTTGGGTAGCTCATTAAATTGCTTAATTGTTTTCCCATGACATTTAGGTTATAATAAGTTAATCAGCCTGACAGTAGTCTTATGAAGTTCATTATGGTGGCAGAATAGATTCACTGGAGAAGTTCCGTGAGCGATTGCCATTTATGAGGTCTGAGCTTAAAGACGAACGTGAGTGCATAAATTATCTTGTCCATAAATTGTACACAAGTTGGaatattttatgtgtaatttgcAATGTTTTTTGTTAGATGTTTATATCTGTAGAAGGTATATAAGTAATACTATAGCTCATATAATGGTCAAAGATGGTAACACAAAATAGTAATACTCACTAACTTATCTTTGCATCTGTTTTTCCAGAAAAGTTTCGTGAGATCTATATTTTTGCTTTTGGCTGGGCTAAAGAAAAGGTATGCACATTATTCATCACTtatgtaatttataattatctgattTACTTTGGAGTGTGTTTGGCATTCATTTAAGCCAAGTCCACATGGCTTACAGTAAGAAATGATGTGTTTGGAAATGGGAATGGATACCCTCTTTTGAAATGTGCTTAAATTTAGTTTTGGCCCATAAGCCAGAAGTAGCGGAGAAGAACTTCTCGTTAGGGAAAAATTCGATATGACAAATTCCCGATCCGTTTCCACTTTATTGGATCTTGCCGAACCCGAATTTTTGGATTTGGGTATTAGGTATTTCGAAACAAAACCCTGCCTGAAGTCCAAAACCTGATCCAAGCCCACCGTAGCATGTTAGGAATGAATGGATGTGATTTGGTGGCTGAAAATCTGTCCCTATCCACTGGTGGTTGGGGACCCGTTtccatatatatagacacacacacatatgtatttatatatacacacatgcaCTCACTCTGTCCcaacaggttctttacgt
Coding sequences:
- the LOC108223780 gene encoding uncharacterized protein LOC108223780; the encoded protein is MNKLGRGHREKVQQFMTITGASEKVSIQSLKASDWHMEGAFDVFYSQPQPKSYTDMRHLEELYNKYKDPYADMIMADGISLLCSDLQVDPQDIVMLVVSWHMKAATMCEFSKQEFVGGLQSLGIDSLEKFRERLPFMRSELKDEQKFREIYIFAFGWAKEKGQKSLALDTAIGMWQLLFAEKQWPFVDHWCQFLQARHNKAISRDTWSQLLEFARTVGPALSNYDSEGAWPYLIDEFVEFLTETGVIQKDLLNNDWNQKR